One region of Zingiber officinale cultivar Zhangliang chromosome 7B, Zo_v1.1, whole genome shotgun sequence genomic DNA includes:
- the LOC122004557 gene encoding uncharacterized protein LOC122004557 → MGGMHDWWKRMGHVNLLSLLKVHANGSIVSAVSISLVAPALMAVGEAEQGLAYWLRWKVALCLVVLAIPAAVSVSVISSGRADPLRSSDLWLSCWKKACRFWLLGFRVVSLSIFYFLLWQVLLLDGVFAFYFYTQWTFLLVIIYFLIASVISAYGCWMYGKCATENDEANAFLKEDVVVDIPVTLNATNRNKNASKSRSNYEHGYCQQKAGFWGYLMLANHVVTCSCSVNC, encoded by the exons ATGGGTGGGATGCACGATTGGTGGAAACGGATGGGACACGTGAACTTACTCAGTTTACTTAAGGTACACGCCAACGGGTCAATCGTATCTGCAGTCTCGATCTCCCTCGTCGCACCTGCGCTCATGGCGGTCGGCGAGGCGGAGCAAGGACTAGCCTACTGGCTGCGGTGGAAAGTGGCTCTATGCCTCGTGGTTCTGGCTATCCCTGCCGCCGTGTCGGTGTCCGTGATCTCGTCGGGCAGGGCTGACCCCCTCAGATCCTCCGATCTCTGGCTCTCGTGCTGGAAGAAGGCCTGCCGCTTTTGGCTTCTAGGATTTCGAGTTGTTTCTCTATCGATCTTCTACTTTTTGTTGTGGCAGGTGCTTCTCCTTGACGGCGTCTTCGCCTTCTATTTCTATACTCA GTGGACATTTTTGTTAGTGATCATCTATTTCCTG ATTGCTAGTGTGATATCTGCTTATGGTTGTTGGATGTATGGAAAGTGTGCCACTGAAAATGACGAGGCAAATGCATTCCTTAAAGAAGATGTTGTAGTAGATATACCTGTAACTTTGAatgcaacaaatagaaacaaaaatgctagCAAATCACGTAGTAACTATGAGCATGGTTATTGTCAACAAAAAGCTGGATTTTGGGGTTACCTTATGCTAGCAAATCACGTAGTAACTTGTTCCTGCAGTGTGAATTGTTAG
- the LOC122006358 gene encoding 60S ribosomal protein L36a — MVNVPKTKKTYCKNKACKKHTLHKVTQYKKGKDRLSAQGKRRYDRKQSGYGGQTKPVFHKKAKTTKKIVLKLQCQSCKHYSQHPIKRCKHFEIGGDKKGKGTSLF; from the exons ATG GTGAACGTTCCCAAGACAAAGAAGACTTACTGCAAGAATAAAGCTTGCAAGAAGCACACACTTCATAAGGTTACACAGtacaagaaaggaaaagataGACTTTCTGCACAAGGGAAGCGCCGTTATGACAGGAAACAATCAGGTTATGGTGGACAGACAAAACCTGTTTTTCACAAGAAG GCAAAAACAACTAAGAAGATTGTTTTGAAGCTTCAGTGTCAGAGCTGCAAGCACTATTCGCAGCATCCTATAAAA AGATGCAAGCATTTTGAGATTGGTGGAGACAAGAAGGGCAAGGGCACTTCACTCTTCTAG
- the LOC122006360 gene encoding uncharacterized protein LOC122006360, translating to MAKISPFTAVGIPLPFVVLLPFFFFSASPYAGGESTTIGDLLRGHGLPVGLLPKAVYSFAHDPSSGLLEVRIGRLCYVRYGDGLSFFDREVRGNLSYGAIRGVEGWSQEELFLWLPVKGIVVSDPESGVILFDIGLARKRLPISSFEDPPDCLPGGEEGEAADDIELFGNGRKGFGQQR from the exons ATGGCGAAGATCTCGCCTTTCACCGCCGTTGGGATTCCTCTTCCCTTCGTAGTGCTCCtcccattcttcttcttctccgcctCCCCCTATGCGGGCGGCGAATCCACCACGATCGGCGACCTCCTCCGGGGCCATGGCCTCCCGGTCGGGCTCCTCCCCAAGGCCGTCTATTCCTTCGCCCACGACCCTTCCTCCGGCCTCCTCGAGGTGCGGATAGGACGCCTCTGTTACGTGCGGTACGGGGACGGGCTTTCGTTCTTCGATCGCGAGGTGCGTGGCAACCTTAGCTACGGCGCGATCCGGGGGGTCGAGGGGTGGTCGCAGGAGGAGCTCTTCTTATGGCTCCCCGTCAAGGGGATCGTCGTCTCCGATCCGGAATCGGGCGTCATTCTCTTCGACATCGGCCTCGCTCGCAAGCGCCTGCCTATCTCCTCGTTCGAGGACCCGCCGGATTGCCTCCCCGGAGGGGAGGAAGGGGAAGCGGCGGACGACATAG AACTCTTTGGCAATGGCAGGAAAGGCTTTGGGCAGCAGAGATAG
- the LOC122006356 gene encoding septum-promoting GTP-binding protein 1-like produces the protein MTRLGQTLAHVEARWFGLVRRLFHVVWTHLLSCSGGDGNDRRYRQLKPAAPTSAAAAPPEDEGAAAVNSTVEAEAEAEEVLSLKISLLGDCQIGKTSFMIKYVGDLEEQKGLEMTGLNLMDKIFVIKGATIAFRIWDVAGDEQSLDQVPIACKDAVAILIMFDLTSRCTLNNVICWHQRARKWNKTAIPILIGTKFDNFAELPLEMQWMIVNQARACARAMKATLFFSSTTHNINVNKIFKFIAAKLFNLPWTIERNLTIGEPIIDF, from the exons ATGACTCGCCTCGGCCAGACTCTGGCCCACGTCGAAGCCCGATGGTTCGGCCTCGTCCGCAGATTGTTCCACGTCGTATGGACCCACCTCCTTTCCTGCTCCGGCGGCGACGGCAACGACCGCCGCTACCGGCAACTCAAGCCAGCTGCTCCGACCTCCGCCGCCGCTGCCCCTCCGGAAGATGAAGGAGCCGCCGCAGTGAACTCCACCGtcgaggcggaggcggaggcggaggagGTGCTGTCGCTGAAGATTAGCCTCCTCGGCGACTGCCAAATTGGGAAAACTAGCTTCATG ATCAAGTACGTGGGAGATTTGGAAGAACAGAAGGGCCTGGAAATGACAGGTTTGAATCTGATGGATAAAATCTTTGTGATCAAGGGAGCCACGATCGCGTTTAGGATTTGGGATGTTGCAG GAGATGAGCAATCTCTGGATCAAGTTCCAATCGCATGCAAAGATGCCGTGGCAATTCTCATAATGTTTGATCTTACCAGTCGTTGTACACtgaacaa TGTGATTTGTTGGCATCAACGAGCAAGAAAATGGAATAAG ACAGCAATTCCTATTCTGATAGGGACTAAGTTTGACAATTTTGCTGAACTTCCTCTCGAAATGCAATGGATGATCGTTAATCAA GCCAGGGCATGTGCAAGAGCAATGAAGGCGACACTGTTTTTTTCGAGCACGACGCACAACATCAATGTGAACAAGATTTTTAAGTTCATCGCGGCTAAGTTGTTCAATTTGCCATGGACGATTGAGAGAAATTTAACTATCGGAGAACCTATCATTGATTTTtag
- the LOC122006359 gene encoding peroxidase 1-like, producing MATKTLFVFLITLTFGLLAGSAEAQSLSVGFYTKTCPSAEAIVFEEVSKILDLVPSLAAPLLRMHFHDCFVRGCDGSVLLNSTNGNVAEKDARPNLSLRGYGVIDRVKAKLEEACPGIVSCADVLALVARDAVVLSKGPFWPVPTGRRDGLVSLANETRQLPPPTSNITTLISMFGSKGLSVKDLVVLSGAHTIGISHCTSFNDRLYNFTGKANLADVDPTLDKEYLAKLRTICKPNDNITFVEMDPGSFRTFDTSYYKEVSKRRGVFHSDEALLKHPLTKAYVLSHAGASEAEFFQDFGNSMINMGNVGVLTGSAGEIRKKCYAIN from the exons ATGGCCACTAAAACTCTCTTTGTGTTCTTGATCACTCTTACTTTTGGCCTCTTAGCAGGCTCAGCAGAAGCACAGAGCTTGAGTGTTGGTTTCTACACCAAGACTTGTCCTAGTGCTGAAGCCATTGTGTTCGAGGAGGTGTCGAAAATCCTTGACCTTGTTCCGAGCCTTGCTGCTCCTCTCTTGCGGATGCACTTCCATGATTGCTTCGTGAGG GGATGTGATGGTTCAGTGTTGCTCAACTCCACAAATGGCAATGTGGCTGAGAAGGATGCAAGGCCGAATCTATCACTGAGAGGGTACGGAGTCATCGACAGGGTGAAGGCTAAGTTGGAAGAAGCTTGTCCTGGAATCGTATCGTGCGCCGATGTCCTTGCTCTGGTGGCCAGAGATGCAGTGGTTTTG AGCAAAGGGCCATTTTGGCCTGTGCCGACCGGTCGAAGAGATGGCCTCGTATCGCTTGCCAATGAGACAAGGCAACTGCCTCCTCCCACTTCAAACATCACTACATTGATCTCCATGTTTGGATCAAAAGGATTAAGTGTCAAGGACCTTGTTGTGCTATCAG GTGCCCACACGATTGGAATCTCTCATTGCACTTCCTTCAACGATCGGCTCTACAACTTCACCGGCAAGGCCAACCTTGCTGATGTTGATCCAACACTCGACAAAGAGTACTTGGCGAAGCTGAGGACGATTTGCAAACCCAACGACAACATCACGTTCGTGGAGATGGATCCAGGGAGCTTCAGGACGTTCGACACGAGCTACTACAAGGAAGTATCCAAGAGACGGGGTGTCTTCCACTCCGATGAGGCTCTGCTGAAGCACCCCTTGACGAAAGCCTACGTGCTAAGCCATGCCGGTGCTTCGGAGGCGGAGTTCTTCCAAGACTTTGGGAACTCCATGATCAACATGGGCAATGTAGGCGTGCTCACTGGCTCAGCAGGAGAGATCAGGAAGAAGTGCTACGCGATCAATTAG